The segment CCTAAATGCGGAAAAGAGATTGCTAAGCCCAGAAAAACTTGGAAAATGGCAGGGCGCCCTGACAAGCAAGGCAAAAGACTTGAACTCGAAATTGGTCTTTTCGACTGTCCCAAATGCGGCGTCTTCCGTAAAGCACTGAGTAAAAGAAAAATCTAGGAACACTCTTCTTTCCCCCTCTCTTCTTTTTTCTTGCTTTCAATTTTTAAAGCTAAACGAAAAAGTAAATAGCTAAATACCTAAGTGAAGTTTGAAAACAGCAAACGTGATTCTAGTGAGCTCTGACGTAGTAGTTGTTGGCGCTGGCCCAACCGGTTCTTTTTCTGCCTTGCAAGCAGCAAAACTAGGCGCCCAAGTTACTATTTTCGAGGAACACGGTAAAGTTGGAGTGCCTTCGCACTGCACAGGCCACCTAAGCCTTGCAGGTATAAGACGATTTGATCTCCGTTTGCCGAAAAACGTCTTTGAGAACGAGATTAAATCAGCTGTCTTCTATTCTTCTTCTGGATACAAATTTGTGGTTCGATTTGCCTCTCCCGTGACTTGTGTTGTTAACAGGGCGCTTTTTGACCAGCATCTTTCGAATATGGCTTTAAAAGCTGGCGCTAAAATTGTAAATAACACTCACGTGGATTCTCTTTTGATTGAAAAGGGCACAGTCAGGGGCATTATTTTCAAAAAAAAGAAAAGAACCAAAAAGCTTGTGTCTAAGGTTGTAATTGATGCGGAAGGTGTGTCCTCAAGTCTTCTAAAGCGAGCAGGACTGCCTTCACTTAATAGTCGTACGATAGTTAATGGAGTACAAGCGGAAGTTGACAAGATTAATAACATCGACAACGACACAGTTGAAGTTTTTTTAAGCCGCAACTTCGCCACTGGCTTCTTCGCTTGGATAGTCCCGCGACGTGATGGCACCGCGAAGGTTGGCTTGGGAACAGAAAGAGGTAATCCTCGGGAGTGTTTACGCCATTTTGTCAATCACAACCCGATTGCCCGTCAAAGGCTCAAGCGGAGCCATGTTACAAACCTTGCCTACCATCCTATTTCGTTAGGTGGTCCAATTCCCCGAACGTTCTATGATGGGTTGCTGGTTGTAGGGGACACGGCTTCACAGGTTAAACCTACTACAGGTGGAGGTGTTGTTATGGGATTGACCTGCGCGGAAATTGCAGGTAAGGTTGTTGCCCGAGCTGTTCGCCACAAAGATTTTTCAGCAAACTTTCTCGCTGAATATGAACGTCGATGGAAAAAGAAGATAGGTTTTGATATGATGGCAATGAAACGTCTGCGTACAATGCTTAACAGTTTCTCAGACAAACAACTCGACCAACTCATCACTCTTTGCACGCGGCTGAGGTTAGATGAGAGTTTGAAGACTGTGAGAGACGTTGATTTTCAAGGTACTTCATTGATTCGCATAGCTAAAAGCCCAAGGATTTTAGCGACAGCATTATATTTCTTAATAGCTTCGTTCTTCTAAGCACATCTGTAAAGCCCTTTAACCTTAAACACAACTGAACACTGAGCGTGTATTGGATGTCACAAGAAGAGTTCGAATACAAACAAGTGATAGCGGTAAGAACAGACCTGAAGATGGGTAAAGGCAAACTGGCAGCACAGGTAGGGCATGCAGCGGTTTCCGCCGCTGAAGAAGCTAGAAAGAGGCGCTCCGAATGGTGGCAGGCATGGTTGAGGGAAGGACAATGCAAAGTAGCTGTAAAAGTGAAAAATCTAGCCGAACTGTTAGAGCTTCAAAAAGAAGCAGTAGGGATGAAACTTCCCCACAGCCTCATTATAGATCGAGGATTAACACAACTCCCCCCAAGCACCGTGACATGTCTAGGCATTGGGCCAGCACCCTCTATACAAATTGACAAAATAACGGGGAAACTACCGCTTCTATGAGCAGGGTTAATCTTGAAAGTTCCAACAATTGAAAAACAGTTGGGCATTGAAACTTTCGTCACAAAGACTCGTGGCATAGGTGGCGTAATACGGCAGATGCCTGAAGACTTTATGGTTGAAGAGGTGCTTGTCGACGGTTCAAAGGCAGAGCTAAAGCCAAAGCTGCGGGGTCAAGTAACAGGGGAAGGACGTTACCTGATTTGTTTGCTCGTCAAACTAAACTGGGACACGTTGCTGGCGGCAAGAAAAATCGCTAAGCAATTAGGTATCAGTGAGCGGCGTGTGAGAATTGCAGGAATAAAAGATAAAAAAGCCTTAACCGCTCAGCACATCAGCATCGAAAATATAAATTTGAGACAGCTAAGACGCATACGAGTAGACGATATTCATGTGTATCCTCTCCGTTATTCGCCAAACATGATTTTTCCCCACATGTCATTCGGCAACACATTCCATATAGCAATAAGAAACATCAGCCATAGTAACGCAGTCGTTCAAGAAAGAATGTCTGACATGGTAAACGAGTTACGCGTCTTAGGGGGCATTCCGAATTTCTTTGGACACCAACGTTTTGGCACTATTCGACCTATTACCCATTTGGTTGGCAAAGCCTTAGCGCGTGATGATTTGGAAAGGGCAGCGCTACTGTTTCTCGCCGAGTCAAGCCCCTATGAGCATCCCCAATCGAGAGAAGCGAGACAGAGATTGCAAGAGACTAGAGACTTTAAGGAGGTAATCAATGTTTTTCCACGATGGTTATTGTATGAACGATTAATGTTGGCTCACTTGGTTAAGCATCCGAAAAACTTTGCGGGCGCTTTCAGAAGGCTGCCCCAGCGTTTGTGCAGGCTCTTTCTTCAAGCATACCAGTCATACATCTTCAACCGATTTCTCAGCCAACGCCTACTACGTAAGATTCCAATTAACGAACCACAACTCGGTGATTACGTTGTGAAAACCGACAGCCATGGCTTGCCAATCAGAAGCTACATAAAGGCCACACATGAGAAGCTTGAAGATTTACGAAAAAAAGTAAAAAAAGGTGAGATGTACGTCGCAATTCCCTTAATAGGGTTCAAGCAAACCTCTTCAGAGGGCCTGCAAGGCGAAATAGAGCACTCCATACTTGAAAGTGAAAAAATAACTCAAGCGAATTTCTACGTCTCTTCTGCGCCAGAGATGAGTGCAGCTGGCGACCTTCGAGCTATTATGACACCTATAATAAATCTTAACGCAGATAAACCAGTCAAAGACGAGTCAAATCTGCGCAAGAAGGAACTGAGAATTAGTTTTACTCTGCATCGTGGCTGTTACGCAACTGTGGTCTTACGTGAATTTATGAAGCCACGCAACATGATAAAAGCTGGGTTTTAGACAGCTTTTTCGGTTTTTATATAGCTATTTGCGTTTGCGGAAAAACATCAAACCATCTTTCTCGCAGATGTATTCAAAGCCTACGTCAAGCAAGCCTTGAATTTCTTTAGATGTCTTTGCCACTCTTTACGGTGAACTCATCTGTTATCTCTTTGAAAATAGCTTCAGCAACTTGAATATAGAGCATAGTATCTTCGACTCGCTTATGGCCTAAGAACTCCTTCACGTAAAGGATATCTTTAGTTTGATGATAGAGTATTGCTGCGCGCGTATTCCCATTTTTTAATCTATTAATTGAACACGCTCGCACAATTACTATTCAACTATTTTTTCCAAACCCAGAACTCGTACCCATGCAGGGGGTAACTAAGTTTTTCCTTCTTAATCAAAGAGTCCATAGTCTCCGTGAATATCAAATGATAGTACCAGCAGAAAAATTCAGGGAAATTAGCATACTTGCTTGCTTCACATTTCCGAAATATCTCGTCTATTGCGTCCATACTCTTGTATAACGTGTCGAAAACGTGCACTGACATATCATCCACGAAACTTCTAATTAATTCGACATCACTTCCAGTGTAGATCGGAGTTGAGGGTATAAGATTGCTGTCGAGATACAACCATTCTGTTAAATGCTTCTCTGATTCTTTGCTTATCTCATAGCTCTCATCGTGATATTTTCTCTCATACTCTTTGAGAGCTCTAATCGTGATTTTTTCGATTTTTTCCTTTAAAGATTTTCTTTCAGAATTAGGAAGCTTCTGGAACTTTAGATAGCCATTCATTAAATTATCCTCTCCCACCTCTTTCATCAACACAATAGCGCTATGGTCGGGCGGTGAAGTCCTTCTTCTCTCCTTTTCTCCCCCAAAACTGGCGAAGCCATACCCGTTGAGTTTACCGCTATGCATTCCATATCGCCCAAGAGCCTCCACTCCATTCTCTACACCCCACATGTAGTATCTTCCAGTCTTCCTTTTTGGAGCTTCTGGCATGATTTTTCCCTCTTCTTTAAACTTATCTATCATATCCAATGAGTAAGCACCTATCAATACGAAGCCCACTCTTTCGAAACCAAATCTGGAAGAAACAGAGAGTTTGTTGTAGGTTTCGATAACAGCATCCCAATTGGTTTCGTAAACTTTTCCTATCTCTCTGCTTAACCCAGCAGATGCCTTTCTTGTTCTTACGACATCTGCTCTTAAGGCAACGAAAAAGTTTGGCAAAGTCTTACCGTTTTGTTCTTTTACAAAGTCCCCATCCTTCAAAAATTTTAACTGGTTTAGAATCTCATCTTCGTGAATCTCCAACGATTTTGTCAAGTCTGCCACAGATTGACCCTTGTGTAAGCCTATGATGATGTCTTTTCGAAGGTCAGATTGAAATGTAACATATGGGTTATGCTCTCCCTCGCCACTTTCACCACATATGATAACGGAAAATTTCGTGTGAAACCCCCTTCGTTAAACAGTTTTCTTCTAAATTAAAAGTTTTTCGAGCGCGCATCGAATAAAATCAATGTATACTATGGTTCTTCTCTCTCTTCTTTGAGTTTTCTTAGAGCAGCTTCGATAATGTGGCTTTGGTTAACGTAGTTGCTGGCTTCTACTTCTTTTTTCATCCATTCATACAGTTCCTCTGGAATAGTTCCGATCACTCTCACTTTAACTACACCTGTTCTCGTTATGCCTTCAGTTGTGAAATCTCCATAACTGATTATTCGATCTTTGGCTGGTTGCAACATCCTCTGCAATTTCTTGACAAATATTCCGACGGATACTCCACCAACTGTCAACGAAATCTGAATCATAAAAAAGCCGATACACATTATGCTAAGAGCGTAGACTGTCTCGTTATACATTGTTGCATGAAGCTCAGCTTCTGAGAGTTGAGGCCAACTCGCTTCATGTACCCAATATAGAGCGTTTGCTATAGAACTGGAAAGCACCCCTATGAGTATTAGTGCTATGACTCCATAGACAACGAGTCCCACTACAATAACCGAGAAGGCTTCTCTGATTTGTTTTGAGAAGTAACCAACAATAGCGCTTGTCATCAGAGGTAATACAATAAAGCCAGCCCAGCCTAAATACGGGAGATAGATTCCCACTAAAAAGAAACATGCCATTAGCAATCCATAGAGAACCGTCCAAAAAACGCGGATAGCCAATCTCTACCTCCCCCTAACACGTCCTATTGTGAAACAGTAAAATATATTTTGTGCATTCAATTCCTAACCGCATAAAAAAGGCGGAGAAAGGCGGGAGACATCTCCACTTTATTATGAAAGCTGGTTCTAGCTTACTTTGCTGTCAATTATGTAGAGTTCCGCGTCACGTATCACGTGAATCCACCAATTCAAAGCCGCAAACTCGCTGTCGTAGTATACGACTAATCGTGCAACAGCGTCTACGGCAGCGTCTTCTGACACGTTTCCTTCCCAAGTCAGAGTTTTCGTTTTACACGGCTTTAGCGTGAGTTGTTTCTCCTCGCCTTTCCATGTCCAATCCTCTCCTTCAAAAGTCACGGTGATTTTCCACGTGCCTTCTGTTGTGCCTTTGTTCTTGAAGGTTATCTTGATGGTGAAGGATTCGCCCGGCTTCTTGTCAACCGTTCCTTCGCACATGGTTTCAAAGTCTAATGGGACGGCTTGGGGTGGTATAAAAAGGGAGACTACACCTAATGTTCCAAGCGTCAATAATATGATAGCTACTATAGCGATAGCTTTTTTTTGCATTTTTATTCTTCTCCTTCCTACAATAAATTGGCGTTTTGCCCTTTCTTATATGTTTGTGGACTTATCTTCTAGACGAGAACGATAGCTTGTCATTTTCATGGGGTGAGTCTGGTGCGGTCTCTGGGGAATAAAACAACTTCCCGAATGTTCCGTTTGCCTGTCAACATCATCAGCACCCTTTCTAGGCCAGCTGCCCATCCTGCGTGCGGAGGCAGTCCATAGTCAAAAACTTGTAAATGGTGCTTGAAGGATTTTGGGTTTAATCCTTGTTCTTTCAGGCGTTTCATTAAGAGGGTTTTTGAGTGAACGCGTGTTCCTCCGGAGGCCAGCTCCATCCATTTCCACATGAAGTCGAATCCTTCACTGACCTCAGGGTTATCATCATGTGGTTTGATGTAGAACGGTTTGGATTTCGTAGGCCACTCAGTTATGAAGTAGAAGTAAGGATGAAGTTTGCCTAGAGTTCGGTAAGCAGGCGTTGGGATATCTTCACCCCATGGGATTTCTATCCCTTCTTTCTTCAGTTCATTTAGAATTTGAGTGTAAGCAAAGCGTTTTGAGGGTAATTCGGGGACATCTACTTCGTGTTTCAGGATTTCAAGCTCCTTTTGGCAATTCCTCTTCACGGTTTCACAGATGTAATGCAAAGTTTGTTCAAGCAGTATCATTACGTCGTCTGCGGTAGCGAAAGCCTGTTCTATATCTATTGAGATAAACTCGCTCAAATGTCTCCGTGTGTGAGACTCTTCAGCCCTAAAAAAGGGTCCAACTTCAAAAATCTTCTCGAAACACAAAGTTAGCTCTTCTTTGTATAGTTGTGGGCTCTGCGCCAAATAGGCTTCTTGGTCGAAATAGTTTACGGAGAAAAGGGCGGCTCCACCTTCAGTTGCGGTTGCAATGATTCTCGGTGTGTAGACTTCTATGAAATCTTTTTCTGAAAGAAACCTGCGAAGGGTGGTCAACGTCGTGTGCTGGATGTTCCAAATTGCCCGATTTTCCTCTTGAGAAAGGTCTAGGACTCGAGCGTTCAATCGCGTGTCTATAGAAGCAGGAGTTTTGCCAGTTACATCGAAAGGTAGCGGATGCTGTGCTATTCCTAGAATTCTCATTTTGGTTGGGATTATTTCGAAGCCTCGCTGGGTCATTTTCGTCTTCTTCACCATGCCTTTTACGCCGATGCAGTATTGCGTTTGCAGAGAGTTTGCTTTCTCTAAGATTTCCTTTCTTGCTTTTTTCTTTGGGATAGTTATTTGCACGGTTCCTTTTCGATCTTGAAGGATTATGAATTTTATGGCGCCTAGATCTCGGATTTCTTGAACCCAACCTAAAACAATGACTTCTGTCCCATCAAGTTCTGGCTTTATGTCTGTAGTGTATTGTGTTTTTCGCCAGTCCTCTAGCGGGTCAAGTTCCATATTGCTGTTCGCCTCAACGTGAAAACTCTACTCTGAGAACCATGTTTCGAACTTTCTTAGTAATTTGCTTCATTGCTTCAACATTGATAGGCGGTGGTCTTCTCCCTCTTTTTCTTAGAATAACTCGGGTTTCAGTGGTTCCATCTGGAAGCCAGATTGTGTTTATTGTCATAACAGGTAGAGGAGCAAATAGGTCTTCAAGAAATTTTCTGTCATCTACACCTTGTTCTAAGATGCGAATCCTTTTGCCAGTTTTTTCAGCTATCGCCCTTATAATTTTTCCACCATACCCTAAAAGACGAGCAACATCACCGCGCTCAACAATCAACGCGAGAACGCCGTCTGCTTCGACGGCTTTATGAAAATAAACATCCTGCAGAGGAGGGTATTTCTCTTCCAGACTCAGAAGCAAGTTAGCGATTTCAAGATATGTGTCGCTGATCTGACCTGATTTGACCTTTGCCTGACAATTTGAACATAGTATTCCGCTTTTTAAGCAGAAATTGCATAGCTGTGTTTTCACCTTTTTGGTGTCCTCCGAAGCTAAGGAGGGGCGACACATGTTTCATGTACTGAACTGTGATGCTATTCTAGTTGTCCTTGTTTTAAAGGCGTGCTATGAATCTGCTTCTGTAACATCTAGGGTACTACTTGCTACTTGGTTTGGGGTTCTGACGACAACTCTTTCTGCTCTCATGAGAGAGTGTTGTGCAGATGAGCATATAGTTCATTAGAGGTCTTCCTCTAATTATCACCGTGTTAGTTTCAGAGATTATATCGCCTCGCTCCTTGACGTTTATATTCTGGGCTTTTTAAGGTGCAGTGGAGTAGATAAATACATTACGGTATTTAAGGCAGCATTCAAGCGGCATCTTTTGGACACGTAAAGCCTTAATTTTCATTGTGCATAAGTTTAATAATCATTACTATCGTAAAGCTTTGTCTTGTCTAAAATCAAGGTGGAAGCTATTTGAGCGAAGAGGTTGTTCTTACTGGGCGTCCTGTGCGGCTGCTTCGTATGCTTTACGAAAGGGGTAAAATAATAACGACTTACACTTTACGAATTAAGCAAAACGATTTGGCGGCACAGCTCGGGATAAGCCGCCAAGCCCTAAATGTGCACTTGCGCAAACTTCGAGATCAAGGTTACATTCGTACAGGTAGAGGTTTCATAGATGTTACCGAAAAAGGCTTAACCCTTCTAGGAATCTCAGCAAATCCTGCTTTTGTCTTTCTTAAAATCTCTCCTTTGAAACGAAAGGAAGCTTATGAGGAAATTTTCCAATTCCCAATTCAACGTGTCTTTCGTGTGGCAGGTGACGTGGACGCCCTTCTGGTTATTCAACAAGAAAATCTAGATATAGCCCTGAAGAAACTGGCAAATGTGGACGGGGTTTTAGACACAAGAACTTATATCACTATTCAAACGTTAAAATGACTCTCTTCCATGGAAGTGCTCCTTCATGAAACTCTTTGAGCATGAAGCAAAAACAATTCTAGCAAAATATAAAATTCCTATCCCCCGTGGTGAATTAGCCACCTCTCCAACCCAAGCAAAGGAAGCTGCTTCTCAGCTAAATGCCCCTTATGCTGTTAAGGCTCAAGTGCTTGTTGCTGGGAGAGGCAAAGCCGGTGGAATCCAGTTTGCCAACACGTTGGAAGAACTTGAGGGGATTGCTGCGAGAATTTTAAGCATGGAAATAAAAGGCCTTAATGTTAGAAGCGTCTGGATAGAGGAAAAAGTCAAAGTGAAAAAGGAGCTTTACTTCGGCATCACAATCGACCGCCCTCGATGCTGCTATGTGGCCGTCGCATCTACTGCAGGGGGGGTGGACATAGAAGAAGTCGCAGCCAATACACCTGAAAAGATAATCAAAATATTTATCGACCCAGTTCTAGGCTTTCGAAGTTATCATGCCCGACAGATGGTAGGCAAGATGGGATACTCGGGAAAATCAATGTTAAAGCTTGCAACGATCTTTCAAAAACTTTACAAGGTTACCCTGGAGTATGACGCTGAACTAATTGAAATGAACCCCATAGTTGAAGCCATTGATGGACAGTTTGTTGCAGCGGACGCTCGAATTATAATCGACGATAACGCTCTTTTCCGTCACCCTGAATATAAGGCTCGGTTGCTTTCAGAAGACAAGACTGAACTGACGCCTGAAGAAATAGATGCTCGAAAAGCAGACTTGGCTTATGTGAAGCTGAATGGTAATATTGGAATAATGGGGAATGGAGCAGGCTTAGTGATGGCTACCCTAGATGCCGTGCAGCTTTACGGCGGCAAACCTGCTAACTTCCTTGATGTTGGCGGAGGTGCTTCTGAAGAGCAAATAGTGAAGGCTCTCAACATTCTCTTAGTAGATCCCCAAGCATCTGTAGTTTTCATTAACATTCTGGGGGGCATCACCCGTTGCGACGACGTTGCTAGAGGAATCTTGGGGGCAAAGAAGAAAGCCGACTTCATAAAACCTATAGTGATACGGTTGGTGGGCACAAATGAGGAAGAAGGTCGCCGCATACTAGTAGAAGCTGGAATTCATGTTCTAGATAGTATGGAGGAAGCCGCGAAAAAAGCAGTGGAAATGTCCAAGAGAGAGTGAAAACAGGAATGGGAATTATTGTTGGGAAAGATACGAGAGCTGTTGTGCAGGGCATTACTGGTACGCAAGGCAGTTTTCACACACGCTTAATGCTAGACTATGGAACCAAGATTGTTGCAGGAGTAACCCCCGGCAAAGGTGGAGTAAAAGTCCTCGGCGTTCCAGTTTACGACACCGTTAAGGAAGCTGTTCTGCGGCATGACGCAAATGCATCCATAATTTTTGTTCCCGCACCCTTTGCGGCAGAAGCGGCACTTGAAGCTATGGATGCTAACATAAAGGCTGTCATAATAATCACGGAGCACATTCCCATAAGAGACTCTATTCAGATCATGGCTTACGCAAAACAACAAGGCGTAACCGTTATTGGCCCTAACACTCCTGGCGTTATCACTCCTGGTGAATGTAAACTGGGAATAATGCCTGCCCACATTTTCACGCATGGTGTTGTGGGTATTGCTTCTCGAAGTGGAACCTTGACCTACGAGATTGCGGCTGAACTGACAAAGCATGGTTTAGGGCAGTCCACTTGCTTTGGGTTAGGAGGCGACCCAATTGTGGGTTTGAGTTTTGTGGATGCGTTAAAAATGTTTGAGGGCGATAGTCAGACAAAGGCTGTTGTTTTGATAGGTGAGATTGGTGGTAATGCTGAGGAGCAGGCGGCAGAGTATATTGCTATGATGAAGTATCCGAAGCGTGT is part of the Candidatus Bathyarchaeota archaeon genome and harbors:
- a CDS encoding NAD(P)/FAD-dependent oxidoreductase, giving the protein MSSDVVVVGAGPTGSFSALQAAKLGAQVTIFEEHGKVGVPSHCTGHLSLAGIRRFDLRLPKNVFENEIKSAVFYSSSGYKFVVRFASPVTCVVNRALFDQHLSNMALKAGAKIVNNTHVDSLLIEKGTVRGIIFKKKKRTKKLVSKVVIDAEGVSSSLLKRAGLPSLNSRTIVNGVQAEVDKINNIDNDTVEVFLSRNFATGFFAWIVPRRDGTAKVGLGTERGNPRECLRHFVNHNPIARQRLKRSHVTNLAYHPISLGGPIPRTFYDGLLVVGDTASQVKPTTGGGVVMGLTCAEIAGKVVARAVRHKDFSANFLAEYERRWKKKIGFDMMAMKRLRTMLNSFSDKQLDQLITLCTRLRLDESLKTVRDVDFQGTSLIRIAKSPRILATALYFLIASFF
- the sucD gene encoding succinate--CoA ligase subunit alpha: MGIIVGKDTRAVVQGITGTQGSFHTRLMLDYGTKIVAGVTPGKGGVKVLGVPVYDTVKEAVLRHDANASIIFVPAPFAAEAALEAMDANIKAVIIITEHIPIRDSIQIMAYAKQQGVTVIGPNTPGVITPGECKLGIMPAHIFTHGVVGIASRSGTLTYEIAAELTKHGLGQSTCFGLGGDPIVGLSFVDALKMFEGDSQTKAVVLIGEIGGNAEEQAAEYIAMMKYPKRVVAFVAGRTAPSGKRMGHAGAIVMGKAGTAAGKIEAFRTAGVKVAARPSDIAEFLAGKV
- the aspS gene encoding aspartate--tRNA(Asn) ligase, which produces MELDPLEDWRKTQYTTDIKPELDGTEVIVLGWVQEIRDLGAIKFIILQDRKGTVQITIPKKKARKEILEKANSLQTQYCIGVKGMVKKTKMTQRGFEIIPTKMRILGIAQHPLPFDVTGKTPASIDTRLNARVLDLSQEENRAIWNIQHTTLTTLRRFLSEKDFIEVYTPRIIATATEGGAALFSVNYFDQEAYLAQSPQLYKEELTLCFEKIFEVGPFFRAEESHTRRHLSEFISIDIEQAFATADDVMILLEQTLHYICETVKRNCQKELEILKHEVDVPELPSKRFAYTQILNELKKEGIEIPWGEDIPTPAYRTLGKLHPYFYFITEWPTKSKPFYIKPHDDNPEVSEGFDFMWKWMELASGGTRVHSKTLLMKRLKEQGLNPKSFKHHLQVFDYGLPPHAGWAAGLERVLMMLTGKRNIREVVLFPRDRTRLTP
- the sucC gene encoding ADP-forming succinate--CoA ligase subunit beta; its protein translation is MKLFEHEAKTILAKYKIPIPRGELATSPTQAKEAASQLNAPYAVKAQVLVAGRGKAGGIQFANTLEELEGIAARILSMEIKGLNVRSVWIEEKVKVKKELYFGITIDRPRCCYVAVASTAGGVDIEEVAANTPEKIIKIFIDPVLGFRSYHARQMVGKMGYSGKSMLKLATIFQKLYKVTLEYDAELIEMNPIVEAIDGQFVAADARIIIDDNALFRHPEYKARLLSEDKTELTPEEIDARKADLAYVKLNGNIGIMGNGAGLVMATLDAVQLYGGKPANFLDVGGGASEEQIVKALNILLVDPQASVVFINILGGITRCDDVARGILGAKKKADFIKPIVIRLVGTNEEEGRRILVEAGIHVLDSMEEAAKKAVEMSKRE
- a CDS encoding chorismate-binding protein, with amino-acid sequence MAKCPKCGKEIAKPRKTWKMAGRPDKQGKRLELEIGLFDCPKCGVFRKALSKRKI
- a CDS encoding Lrp/AsnC family transcriptional regulator: MSEEVVLTGRPVRLLRMLYERGKIITTYTLRIKQNDLAAQLGISRQALNVHLRKLRDQGYIRTGRGFIDVTEKGLTLLGISANPAFVFLKISPLKRKEAYEEIFQFPIQRVFRVAGDVDALLVIQQENLDIALKKLANVDGVLDTRTYITIQTLK
- the truD gene encoding tRNA pseudouridine(13) synthase TruD, whose protein sequence is MKVPTIEKQLGIETFVTKTRGIGGVIRQMPEDFMVEEVLVDGSKAELKPKLRGQVTGEGRYLICLLVKLNWDTLLAARKIAKQLGISERRVRIAGIKDKKALTAQHISIENINLRQLRRIRVDDIHVYPLRYSPNMIFPHMSFGNTFHIAIRNISHSNAVVQERMSDMVNELRVLGGIPNFFGHQRFGTIRPITHLVGKALARDDLERAALLFLAESSPYEHPQSREARQRLQETRDFKEVINVFPRWLLYERLMLAHLVKHPKNFAGAFRRLPQRLCRLFLQAYQSYIFNRFLSQRLLRKIPINEPQLGDYVVKTDSHGLPIRSYIKATHEKLEDLRKKVKKGEMYVAIPLIGFKQTSSEGLQGEIEHSILESEKITQANFYVSSAPEMSAAGDLRAIMTPIINLNADKPVKDESNLRKKELRISFTLHRGCYATVVLREFMKPRNMIKAGF
- the pth2 gene encoding peptidyl-tRNA hydrolase Pth2, whose protein sequence is MSQEEFEYKQVIAVRTDLKMGKGKLAAQVGHAAVSAAEEARKRRSEWWQAWLREGQCKVAVKVKNLAELLELQKEAVGMKLPHSLIIDRGLTQLPPSTVTCLGIGPAPSIQIDKITGKLPLL